The genomic interval ctaacaatttttttcagatctatATGGAATAACtgcaaatgaaacatttttcatacaGTTCAGTGGACGCGAATCAATAATTTTGCTAGCTGATGAACTCACTTCCCATGTTccactttttctctccttagcCTGTGATGTGTGGCCAGATTCCATTAGATTGTCCATTTAGCTTATCATCAATGGTTATGCTATAAAAGTATGCTTTTATGAATATGACCTTGAAAAACTGGCTATCAGgaaacttcttttaaataaaatgttggaAGAGATTCCTAAGTAGTGTTAGAGTTTCTTCTACTTGGAGGGGTTATTCAAGGTTTAATGGGactgaaattttcctttgcaaCGTACTCATTATGAGCTGCTGTTGTTCgccttttgaaacaaaactcCTGCTTGGGAATGctctcttttatttaaaaataaaaaaatgaagtgcagCTGACAAAGTTCAGATAAttgggcagagcagcagagcttAAACTAACAATGTATTCAGCATACTGACATGTGATATCTTTTGAAATCTCCATAGGGTCTTTTAGCTTACAGTGAGCCATTTCAGAATCCCAGACTGTTGCAGAATAAAGGGTTTGCTCTTTCAGGCTTGCACCACTTTCCAatgatataattattttttcagcttctcctttCCACCAGATTATTTCATATCATATTCTACTTGGTAAACATATAAGTTTTTACGGACCCAGTCCAGAATCCTGCAAGTAATGCCagaactctaaaaaaaaaaaattaaatcccagAAAAATTGTATAAATGGAGCATCGGTATGGTATGTCATTACAGCACACTATTCTCATTAACACATAATAAACCTAAAACTGGTAGAAAGCCaataaaaagggggaaaggagtGCTAAAAATGGGAGCCACTGGAATAGGCAGAACAGAAGCCCAGCAGCTGACTTCCTGCCACGCTGGGTATCTGTAGTAGCCCAGCTCCTCAGGGGGGGCTGTGTAGCCTGTGAAGAAAACACCTACTCTTCGGGTTTAAGGTTTAAAGTACTAACTCTTAAGTTTTAAAGACCTTTTTTTGGTTAGTATGAATTACAGTCTGGCTGCTGTGAGCTTCCCTCATTCCCAAAGTGAAAAGACCATCTAGGGACAGGTTCCTATTTCACACTGGTTTTCTGAACTGGATGGAACTGAATGAACCAAGTAAAAAACTGAATTCTGTTACTTTTCCACCTGCTAATGAGAACAGCTCTGTTCTGTCCACGTATTGAGCccagcaagattttttttaattctcaagTGAGATTGAATGTCAAACTTTACCAAGTGTTAATCTAAAACTACTGGCCAGCTGAACAGCAGTTATGTTTAGCATTCTGCTAAACAACCTGCAGCAAACCTGATGATGCTCCCAACAGCAGACTGGTAGGGCTTGTAGGAAGATTTCACCTCACCTTCAGCAGGAACATCATACAAAGCCTTTGAACTTTTGTTTAGTAGGTGAAACAAAGTTGTAATTCAATCAAATGTGCACCTCGATTGAACAATCTCAAAAAGAGTCATCTTGGTCAAGCCATCAAGAACATCAGTCAGCCTCCTGATGCAACAGGAGACTGTCAGAGATTTAAGACTTATATTGTGGAGGCAAGACAAGCTAAAGATGGAGACAATACATTTGAACAGCCATGAGAGTAAGTGCTGGAATGAATACCTATTACCTACACAAGCAAATATGCTGAAAGAGAGACAAGCACCCTGACAAGTTAGAGAGCTGTGGTAACCCTATGGTGGCCAGTTAACATACAATAGTGCTGTCTCCAGGAAACAAAGATTATGTCATATGTCCTATGTCCCAACTCCTGTGGCCATATTATGAAACATCcactccttccctctctccccccaaCAAACCCTCCCTAAAAATACCTCCTCCCACTTACCTGACCCTGTGGCCAGCTCTTGACTCCACCATGATAAATACAGCAGGCAAAGCCCTGCCAGTCCCGGAGAAGACTCTTTTACAGCACTGAAGGAAAACCACACGtatgctgctgctccttctgctgTGTTTATTCCAAGACTGGAGGGCCATGGTTTCCAAATCTGACTGCTTAACAGCTGATATGCATTCATATTGCATGAAATACAGTGGGGAAGTTAACTATAAAACAGGacgtaacaaaaaaaaaaaaaaacaaaccacaaaacaaaaaaaaaaaggtaactgaAACATAGAAAGTCAACCAAATCAGACTTGGAATAAATGTGGAGACTTTGGTGCAGAAAGAAGTATGtgactgtggaaaaaaaaacaacaaccccccccccaaaaaaacccccaaaaacccccaagtgataagcattttaaaatcttttaaaagaacCGTAAAGACTATGAATTCAGTGCAAGGAGACAACAATGAAAGTACAGCAGTATGTGTACTGAAGAAATGTACTGTGAGAAAATGCCTTCTGCAGCACTGGCAACAAATCTGAGATGTTTCTTTGACATGCTCCCCAGTTTGGCTAAATAAAGATAAATTAACAGAAATGCAGTCTAGCGATAAGAAGGTCCTGAAGCAAGGCTGAGGACTTGATCCACCCCCTGCTTCAAGGTCCATTCAGTACATTAAAACCAAGCTGGAGTTCAAACTGATCCAGAGAGAGCACTTGTTGGGTGAGACAGAGAACAGATAGCCCTCTTGGTTAAGTGCTGGGACAAAGGAAGTGCCGGCAGAAATTTGGGAGCCACTGTTTAGATCCTGGCAGTCACGCAGTCACATACCTAGAAGTGCTGCCACATAACACACCAACACATTCTATAATGTTTTATATTACTGTTTCTTCATGGAAGTGTCTGTCCTGGACAGACACATAAGTAAGTGTACAGAAACTAGCTACAGGGCAACTGGTAAGCATCGCTCCTAGGAAGCTATTTCATTATGAATATTTTAGCATAActttagttgtttttttcatctcaaaATGTCAGTATAAAAATACCAGCAGATACATTTCAAgtacaggggagaaaaaaaaataataacaaaaaaacagaGGTTAAGCTGCTGTACATTtaacagcagctgcatttctccTTGCTGTGAAAGTGAGAGCAAAGTGTGAGCAAAGCCAGCAGCATTGACCTTCCTGTTGTCAAAGGGGGAGCAACAGATTCTTGACAGTCTCCAAGGCAAAACAAGGGAGACCTTGCAAACATCTCTCTGCAGGGGCTCTAAATAATAGCAAAGGTTCTTTCCCAGGGTTGaatttctctgttcctttgGCACGCTTTCACCAAAGGTCTGGGTCCTTTGAGGTTATCTGCAATGTGCTTATGCTCAAAGCATTAACATGCCTGTTAGCTCTGTACCCTTAGCataattttgctgttgttaAAGAGTGATCATAACTCAGAAAAAGGATCTTGGAGATGAGATACTGGACTGAGGTGAAGAAAAGCAGGGCTCTAGGCTCTAACTCCTTCTCATGCTACTTCAGGCAAGCAATATGCTTCACATTTCTATTAACCATATACATTTAGTTCATAAACTGTCTGAACAGAGATGATTTCTTACCTTGCGTATGTAGGTATACAATAACAGCACCATCAAGCAACAGCCTAAGCCAGAATGCCTTGGCACTACCAGTTACACACTAAGCATTGTAACTGCTATGACAAGGCTAATTTTGCAGCCCCCTCTATTAATAAAAGAATTAAGAACATTATATGGCAACcttcctttttatattttgagAATACTGAACACTTATTTAAGTGCATCAATCTTCGGCTACACTGCCTTTCGGCTTCCCAGATGCAAGCACATATTTCTTTGGCCACATGCTACTCATTTCCAGCCACATGGGGCACAACATTCCCTTGAACCGTCAACACTGTCGGGAAGAAACTACCATCAGGAAGCAGGTCGTGAGAGCTCCAGCACGTGTGTAAAGTTTGTTGTCAACCACTACAGAGGCTGCTGGGTTTGTATACAGCTGTGGAGCACAGGGGTATTTTTAATTGCCTCAAAGAATTAAAGTAAGACTGCATTCAAGATCTTCTCACCAGCTTTAAGTATGCCAGCTGAAGAAAGTTCGGGGGAAAACAAGGCATGTGTTAGTTATCAAACTACTTTAGTAATAAAGATAAAACACTATTTTGAACATTATATTGCAAGTGAATGGGCATGATACCAGCCGAGGTGTGATATCGTTAATAGGCACATTTGCATACCATCCTAGTAAACAAATTACATACCTATCGTCCATTGGCAGCAACTTCCAGCccaaaagcacagcacagatTTAATCCCATCAGCTTCGGGTTGATTCGGTACTACATCACCATGAAGTACTGCCAAGACCCCTGCGTTCCTCCTCTCAGTCCTGGACTTGTCTCATGACAATTCATGGGGGAGCTGTGGACAGAAGTTCTCCCTTTCCAGGACACATCTACACTGGGTATCGATGGCAGAGGGCTCTCACAGATTTGCAGGAAAGATGCTGTAGATGGTGACAGCTATATATGCACAAAGCTTGGTAAATTACTGCAAATGTGTTATCTGCCTAACCCCTTGCAGTGCTTTAGATATTTAATCGAAAAAAGCCTGCGTTCTTTTTTAGCCATAGTACTTAGCTGACCTTTATCTGAGCAAAAGAATCCACTTTATTTTGACATGTTATGCGTGAAATTGACTCCTTCCCATTAAGGACACAAAAGCCTGATGGTGGTGCAAGATTCATGTAAGTGGATGACCTGATCTAAACCCAACAGAACTACTCCTGCCTGTTCCAATAAGCTTTCCACGGGCGCATGACTGCATGTCAGTACCCCCAGGACGGTGTAGGAGCCTTGTATTTCTGAGTAAAATAAAGGATAAGAATTAGGGAAGTCTGTAGGGTGAATCACCCGCAGTGCATGGAGAGAGAGtatgtgaaataatttatatCATTTTAAAACACCATTTTCCTTATTTACTAAATACAAGTCCACTCACCCCTTTGGTATGTGTACATGCTGTGTTTCTATTTACCTTTGCCCACTTCTCTCAGAACTTCTGCTCAGCCTAAGAGCTTACTCATGGGCAGACCAAATACGCTTCTTTAACCAGTTTTGGGAATCCTGGGCTCTGCACTGAAATCGTTTTCTGTATCCAGCAAGGGCAGCACTCAGCAGAAATTGCAATTattcagcagttctgctgaatAAAAATGGGGCAAACGGGCAAAACTattgaaaaatgttgtttatgCTAGGCTAAACTATGCTCAGCTACACAAGGTTACCCATATTTGAAATACACAGAATTAGCCTTTTGTTGCAGCTGCATTTCATCTCCTTCACAATGGCaatggggaaaagaacaaagTGTATCAGCACTAGGAATTTTAACAGGAATAGGATTAAATTTAATTGCCTCATTTTAAAAGATCACTTTATCAAATCCACTGCCTTACTCCCAGTTAAAACCCAGTCAGCATGCCTCTGGCTCTTTAAAATAGCaagagagcatttttttttttacatgtttaagACAGGCAAAAGTCATTTCTACTTTGCCTGGGATAAGACATACATGAGATGTACTGTTCATTCACTTCTTCCAGCCTCACCTGTGAATGCCTGTGCCTGTTGAAGTAGGAGTTTATAGCAGCATAATTCCAGGATCACAAGGTGGATGGTTCTTTCTTTGCCTCTACTTCACTATAAATAGGAAACACGCCCCGATGTAACGCTTCCTCAAGTGTAAGAATCTCCTTTGCCTAGTTCCCAAGGGGTAAAAGTGAAGATTTAATCAGTCTTTAcgcttttatattttttaaattatttaacttttattaCTGTTGCACCATTTATACAATTACATATAATTTCAATGCATCCATtgtacattttgttttttcatttgttttccaatGAGTGTGTGTTGGTGTCTGTGACACAGAATGGAAGAGAAACTGGAACTGCAATGAACGCAGactttttcatttccactgaCCAATAAACAGAACTACAGGTGCACCCAACCACGGACATGCATTAACTCGTCATGAGAAATCTAGGTAGGCTAAGTAGGATGAGAATGCTTTTTACTcccaaaaaatatttggagaggAAGAATTGGAGGATTGGCATTGAGAAATATGTGGACAGCTAAGTGGGTTTTGTCTGAAAGTTGGCATTCATCcactgcataaaaaaaatatcaaaataagaaaggctgtaaataaaaaaaccacagaaaatactgctttcataAAGATCTGATTGCCTTGGCACAAACCTAGTGGGCAGAATCAAACGCATCACTCCCAAACCCCattacagaacaaaaagaagatTTTGATACATTGGTGGAGTGCATTTACAGCAGTTCAGATACAAAAGATGTGCTGTACTTTCAGACatccatttattttactttttttttttttaaatccaggaCTTGTGTCAAGTTGGCAGAAAGTATATTAGATATTTCCCCACAAAAATACTATTTGgattctcccccctccctccctcccaacTTGATGGGacatccttttcattttttcttttttatttttttctccttttctttctgggcAATACATATTTGTTATTTCAGATCTGAAACGAGTTAGtatagctgaaaaaataaaaaaaagacacaggTTGTTTTAAGTGGTTGTTTCAACAGGCTGTCCAATTTAATCTTGCACTGCTATGGTTTGATCCGAGTTAGTCGCTGGAACTTCAGAAGGTTTCACTTCCtctggtggggctgcagggtcCGAGGCCTTAGCAGTGGAACTAGGTGCTGCTGTTGCCGCGGGCTCCTTGGAAGAAGGCGCAGCCTCGCTGCTGCTAGGTTTTGAGTCTGAAGCTGGGGCCACTTCACTTTTAGTTTCTTGGGCTGCAGGCGTTGCGGGAGCCTCAGTCTTTTtggcttccccttcctctttGCTCTTGTCATCTGCTTTACTGGGAGCTGTGGCTTCTGAAGGCTGGGAAGCTTTCGCATCGTTGCTAGGCTCAGAAGTTTTGGGGGCTTCGCTactggcagcaggagctgaggctGCAGTCGGCTCCTCTTGCTTGGGTGCCTGTTCATTGTTCTTCTGTGGCTCTACTTTCCCATCAACAACAGACTCTGACTTCTCTGGTTCTGCTTTCTGGGTTTCTTCCTGGGTcactgttttctccttctctccttctttttcttccgTCTTATTGGCAGCGACCTGAGTATCCTTTTCGCCCTTCTCCTCCTTGTTGTTCTCCTTCACTTCTGTGGTCTCTGTGGTTTGCTGGGCATCCTCAGCCTCCTTTGGAGTCTCCTCTTCCTCAGTTGCTGCTCCTTCAGCCTTCTTGTCTTTGTCTTTAGCTTTTTCATCATTGACACTGTACCCCTTCTTCTTCTTGCTCAATTTGCCTCCCATGTTGGAgctctgtaacagaaaaaagaaggagGCGGTTACCCAATGCCCAGCATTTACCACTGAGAGAATCAAAATCACATCAGCTGAGGCgcaagagaaaaattaatgcTGGCTCCTGAAAAGGAGACTACATCAGGTTTGGTCAGACACTACCAGCTGAACACAGTGATGATGCTGAGTACCACTGCTGCTGAGCTTACGTTCTGGTCAGCCCTGCAGCATTTCAGCCAGCAAACCCCCTTCTGCCACATTCCCCTACGAACAGTCCTTCTCCAAACCCCTCTAACCCTCCTTACtttgcagggaggggagggagaaacaaGGTGATGGAGGACTAACCTCCTGTGTCCTGAGAGAGGGATGTAAAGGGTGGAAGtagaaaaaagctgtatttatatTCAGATTGGGCACAAACTGAATCCACCCCTGCTTAACACGAAGTCCACTATCACTCTAGCAAAGTCTATGAACAAGCTTTTCATTAAGGTTTggaaaaaccaaagcaagccTAGACACAGTGAGAAGGCTGATGCAGAAGACCACATCTACTGATCCTGCTGTCACCACCTGTTACCCACATGGCCAGCTCCCACTGTAGGTACAGCCCGTGCGCAGGGCTGATGGTACCCCGAGGCCAGGGGCATGTGCCTCCCTCAACCGGAGGGGTGCGGGTACCAAACTCCAGCAATCCCAGAAGCAGGAGCAGCTCCAGAGTGGGGACATCCCCACACACAAAGCCCCActcagccccttcccaccccgcAGCTCCCACAGGGATCACCCGCCAGGAGCCCCTCATTCCTGCACAGAGCAGCGCCTCACCGTCCCCCACAGCGGGATGGGAAACAGAGCTTGAAACACAGCAAGCCTATGACCATTCCTTAAGGCAACAGAAGCAAAGACAGGCACTCCTAACAACAAGCTTACATGTGGCACGAGGCATAACGCAataaaaaatgggggggggggggggggggggggcagaggggtgcATGTTTTGTAGCCTCTGCTCACAATGTTCAAGCATTACAAGCGATCAAGTACACCTTTTGTGTGGGAGTCTTAACTAagaatatacaaaatatttcacagtacTGCAAAGCAAACTTTGTCTATTAAAACAGTAGGAGACACTTACAGATACATTGGATCATTAATGAACCTCTATGACTGGCTAAAAAATTACACTTCTGGTATTACAACAAACATATCATTCATAATCAGTTaaaggttaaggaaaaaaaca from Falco biarmicus isolate bFalBia1 chromosome 3, bFalBia1.pri, whole genome shotgun sequence carries:
- the BASP1 gene encoding brain acid soluble protein 1, translating into MGGKLSKKKKGYSVNDEKAKDKDKKAEGAATEEEETPKEAEDAQQTTETTEVKENNKEEKGEKDTQVAANKTEEKEGEKEKTVTQEETQKAEPEKSESVVDGKVEPQKNNEQAPKQEEPTAASAPAASSEAPKTSEPSNDAKASQPSEATAPSKADDKSKEEGEAKKTEAPATPAAQETKSEVAPASDSKPSSSEAAPSSKEPAATAAPSSTAKASDPAAPPEEVKPSEVPATNSDQTIAVQD